A single region of the Pirellulales bacterium genome encodes:
- a CDS encoding cystathionine beta-synthase gives MLSTNPNTLLDLIGNTPLLRLRSFDTGHCELFVKLENHNPGGSIKDRIGRSMIEAAEREGKIGPGSTLVEATAGNTGLGLALVAARKGYKLVLVIPDKMSQEKVFHLKALGAKVVMTRSDVGKGHPQYYQDLAETIASETPGAYYINQFNNPANPLAHEFTTGPEIWEQTDFRLDAVVCGVGSGGTITGLSRYFERVAPSVDIVLADPAGSILADYIKTGKIGQAGSWLVEGIGEDFVPTLCDLSRVRHAYTIPDMESLNVARELLRQEGILGGSSSGTLVAAALRYCREQTTPKRVVTLICDSGNKYLSKMFNDYWMADQGFRAGQTFGDLRDVIVRRFEEGGVVAVAPEEPLSVAYSRMRLYDVSQLPVLDRGKVVGIVDESDLLLAATDDAKAFARPVREFMTKRLVTVPRTTPVKDLLLIFDSGRVAIVLDDEGFHGLITRIDVLNYLRRQKSA, from the coding sequence ATGCTCTCAACCAATCCGAATACACTACTCGATCTGATCGGCAATACGCCACTCTTGCGGCTGCGCTCGTTCGACACGGGCCACTGCGAATTATTTGTCAAACTGGAAAATCACAATCCAGGCGGATCGATCAAAGACCGCATCGGTCGTTCGATGATCGAAGCCGCGGAGCGAGAAGGAAAAATTGGCCCTGGTTCTACATTGGTGGAAGCGACTGCGGGCAATACTGGTTTGGGGCTGGCGCTAGTTGCCGCGCGGAAGGGCTACAAGCTGGTCTTGGTCATTCCCGACAAGATGAGCCAAGAAAAAGTATTCCACTTGAAAGCGCTTGGCGCTAAAGTGGTGATGACCCGCAGCGACGTCGGTAAAGGCCATCCGCAATATTATCAGGATCTTGCCGAAACAATCGCCAGCGAAACGCCGGGCGCCTATTACATCAACCAGTTCAACAATCCCGCCAACCCGCTGGCGCACGAGTTCACCACTGGGCCGGAGATTTGGGAGCAAACCGATTTCCGGCTCGATGCGGTTGTCTGTGGCGTCGGTTCGGGAGGCACGATCACCGGCTTAAGTCGTTACTTCGAGCGCGTGGCGCCAAGCGTCGATATCGTTCTGGCGGATCCTGCGGGTTCGATATTGGCGGACTACATCAAAACCGGAAAAATCGGCCAGGCGGGCTCTTGGTTGGTGGAAGGGATCGGCGAAGATTTTGTCCCGACGCTGTGCGACTTGTCGCGAGTCCGCCATGCGTACACGATTCCCGATATGGAAAGCTTGAACGTTGCTCGCGAGTTGTTGCGCCAGGAAGGCATCTTGGGCGGCTCATCATCCGGAACACTCGTCGCCGCGGCGCTGCGCTATTGCCGCGAGCAAACGACACCGAAACGCGTCGTCACACTCATCTGTGATTCTGGAAACAAGTACTTGTCGAAAATGTTCAACGACTATTGGATGGCCGATCAAGGTTTCCGGGCCGGCCAGACATTCGGTGACTTGCGCGATGTCATCGTACGGAGATTTGAAGAGGGGGGCGTTGTTGCCGTTGCACCTGAAGAGCCGTTATCAGTCGCCTATTCGCGGATGCGGCTATACGACGTTTCACAGCTTCCGGTCTTGGACCGCGGCAAGGTCGTCGGGATTGTCGATGAATCGGACCTCCTGCTGGCCGCCACAGACGATGCCAAGGCGTTCGCGCGGCCGGTGCGTGAGTTTATGACCAAGCGGCTGGTGACGGTGCCGCGAACAACTCCAGTGAAAGATTTGCTGCTGATATTCGATTCTGGCCGTGTGGCCATCGTGCTGGACGACGAAGGCTTCCACGGCTTGATTACGCGAATCGATGTATTGAATTATTTGCGCCGCCAAAAATCGGCATAA